In Neptuniibacter halophilus, the genomic stretch ATATTGATAATCCGGCCAAACTGACGTGCCTGCATACCATCCACCACCGCTTTGATCATAAAGATCGGAGTCAGCATATTTGCCTCTAGCGCCGCATGCCACGCCGCCTGATCCCAGTCGCGGAAATCCCCCGGTGGCGGGCCACCCGCATTATTCACCAGAATATCCGGCGCAGGGCAGGCAGAGAGCACCTCCGCCCGGCCTGCCGGCGTAGTTATATCAGCCGCTACGGCCTGTACTTTCACGCCGGTCCGGGCGCGGATCTCCTCTGCAGTCTGTTGCAGGGTATCCGCGCTGCGGGCATTAATCACCAGATCAACCCCCTCTTCGGCCAGCGCCAGTGCGCATGCCCGGCCCAGACCTTTGGAAGCGCCACAGATGATCGCCTTACGCCCTTGCAGATTCAGATTCACGCGGCCCCCTCCTCTGTCGGTAAACCTTCAACCGCAACCACACGGCCGGAGCTGCACTCATCGCGGATCGATTTCAGCCCCTGATAAAGATCACTGTGATAGAACTGCTCCATCTGTTCCATGGAGGGAAACTCCAGCAGAACGATACGCCGCGGTTCCCAGTCACCTTCATAGACTTTGTGTTCACCACCCCGGCTCAGGTAGCGACCGCCGGACGCTTCCAGTACCGGCTTAACCCGGGTCATAAATTCCTGATAACGCTCCAGATCGTAGATATCAACATCAAAAATAGCGTACGCACTCATGGTCAATTCCTCTTTTCGGTTGCTGAATCAGGTATTCGGGTGCAGACGGCGGTAGGGCTGATCACCCAGCTCCTGCAGAACCTCTGCACCCAGTGCCTCAACCGCAGCAAACGCTGCGGTCAGATTATCTGCCGTGACCGTTGTTGCCATGTTGCCGATAAACGGGAACACCAGCGTAGCCGAGATCACGGCAGCCATCGCCGCCTGATCGGTATGACTGAAACCCAGTTGTGCTGAATTCACCGGCAGACCCACCCGGGCAAAGAAACGGGCCGCCCGCTGCGCTTCGTCATGATCCTGCTCCAGCATCAGTTGCACCAGCACGCCCAGTGCCACCATCTCTCCGTGGAGGTAGTTGTGATCCACCTCCTCCAGTACCGTCAACGCCTGTGCCACCGCATGGGCTGCCGCCAGACCGGCACATTCAAACCCAAGTCCGCTGAGCAGCGTATTGGCTTCAATCACATGTTCCAGAGCAGGGCTCAGACAACGGTCACGAACGGCCTCGGTGGCCGCTTCGCCGTGCTGATAGAGTGTTTCCGCACAGACCTGAGACAGAGCGATACCCGCCAGCGTCGGACGGACGCCGTAGGGGGTCAGTGCCTGCGGGTTGTGCTCACAGGCACGGGCTTCATACCAGGTCGACATCGCATCCCCCATACCCGCCACCAGAAAGCGCGGCGGTGCCTGAGCAATAATTTCACTGTCCACCAGCACCAGCGACGGATTCTGCGCAAACACTTCATAACTCTCGGTAACACCGGAGGCAGAGTAGATCACTGATACGGCCGAGCACGGCGCGTCATTCGATGCCAGCGTCGGAAAGATCACAACCGGAACCTCCAGACGGTCAGCAATCGATTTACCTGCATCCAGCGTTTTTCCACCACCCAGCGCGATCAAAGCATCTACCGCCTGCGGCTGAGCCCGCAACTCTGTGCAACGGGCTTCGATTTCAGCAAGAGAACACTCACCGCCGAAGGTTGTCACCACCACTTCGATGCCCGCAGTTTCAAGGGACGTCAGTAACCGTCTGGCTTCATTGTTCTGGCTGCGCTGACTACAAAGCAGCGCGCAGCGGCGCACCTTGAGCTGGCTGACAGGTTCAGCAGCGCCATCGATCAGGCCGGGTGACTGGATATAACGGGGTGTAGAACGGTACAGCCGGGTGCTGGTCACCTCAGCGCGTTCAGTAACAGATTGATTCATATGCAAAGTATCCTAACCGGGGCAAAACAACGCTGTGGTCTGCACTCTGCAGGTACTGCAGGCAATGCCTTGCCTATTCAGGGAGAGCCCGGCCAGGGAAACATCCGCTGGCCGGTGTACATGAGGGGTAATCAGAGTCGGAATTTGATCATCAGATTCATCAGCTTATTGAAGCGATCACCATACGGCGGCGCCAGCATCAGAATGCCGGACTGACGGGCCTGCCTGAACACCGGGCGAATCTTGGAAAATTCCAGGAAACCTTCCTTGCCGTGATAATGCCCCATACCACTGTTACCCACTCCGCCAAATGGCATATCGTGCTGAGCAACATGGAGCAGCGTATCGTTAATTGATACGCCACCGGACAGTGTGTTGTAGACAACTTTATCCTGCAGGGACTTATCATTACTGAACAGGTAAAGTGCCAGCGGGCGCTCACCTGCATTAATGTACTCAATCACCTGATCAATGCTGTCATAAGGCTTGATCGGCAGCAGCGGACCAAAAATCTCATCCTGCATCAGCAGCATCTCTTCGCTCACATTCAGTACAACCTGAGGCGGATACTTACGGCTGACCGGGTCCGGTTTACCCTCGGGTACCAGTTGCACACAACGGGCCCCTTTGTCAGTGGCATCGGCAACCGTACTGCAGATCCGCTGGAACGCTTTATCATCGATCAGAGAGGTGAAATCGCCGGAGTCGGCACTGCCATAACGCTCGCGTAAGACATCTTTGGCATGGCCTACAAATTCGTCCACCGATTCCCGCGGCAGGAACAGATAATCCGGTGCTGTACAGGTCTGTCCGGCATTAACAAATTTACCAAACAGCAGCCGCTCTGCAGCGGTGCGCATATTGAAATCTTTCGCCACAATCGTCGGTGATTTTCCGCCCAGCTCCAGTGTCACGGGCGTCAGGTATTTAGACGCGGTCTCCATCACGACCTTGCCGGTATCCGGTGAACCGGTGAAGACAAAATGATCCCAGGGACGATCCGTAAATTCAGAAGCGGACACACCCGGGATAATGGCAAACTGCTCATCGCTGAACTCGGCTGAGATCAGTTTATCCAGCAGCTTACAGAGGTTCTGTGAGTTAGCCGCCATCTTAACGATCACCCGGTTCCCGGCAGCAATCGCCGCCACCGAAGGCCCGATCGCCAGTCCCAGTGGATAGTTCCAGGGGCTGACAACACCCACCACCCCTTTCGGCTGCGGAATCACCTGGTTTTTAGCCCCCATAAAGGTCAGGCCCACGTGGCGTTTCTGCGGCTTCATCCAGCTTTTCAGGTGCTTTTTATGATAAGCGATGGTGCTGGTCAGTTGGGCAATCTCCAGCAGCCGGGTTTCCTGAGCACAACGGTTGCCATAGTCAGCATTTACGGCGGCACAGATCGCGTCCTGATTTTCCACCAGAATTTTGTCGATTTTATTCAGCGCATCCACTCGCTGCTGCAGGCTTGGGTAGGGCTTGGATCTTGATGCACTGCGCTGCTTATCGAAAACCTGATTAATCCGGCTCACTTTATCAACAATGTTCACTGCTGCATTAGTCATGGCGACCTCTTTTATTTTTCTCTTCTGGCGTAAACACAGCCCTGTCATGCAGCAGAGAGTGTTCCGTTTAATATCACAACTACAGAGCCGGCTCCTGCGGGCAACACCTGCCATTAAGCGCGGTTCTGTGACACTGCCCGACCGTTGTTACCGGTCAAACGATAACCACCAGACTAAAAGAGCAACTGAACACCAGCTTGACACTATGTGATCCGAATTTAACAAAATACGTCACAGTTTCAGCCCCAGCCCTGACCTGCTCTGGCACGGCCTTATCGTCACAATATGTCAAACTCAATACATCTTATGTCAAGCCAATCGATACCCAAATTAGCACTATCAACTGCAAGCCTATTATCAGTATCCATCCAAAATAAGAATTCAGGAGCACAACGATCATGAATGGCTGGAGTTTACCTTTTTCCCCCAAGGGCCTTGCTGCAACGCTGACCCCGCCACCCTGGCACTATTCCGGTGACCTGCTGGCAATTGAATTTGAAACCAGCCCTGAGCTCATTCGCGCCCTGCTTCCTGACGATCTGGAGCCTGCTGACAGCAATCAGTGTATTGCGGTTTTTGCCGACTGGAGTGCGACCGCCGACAGCGATCCGCGACTGGCAGAGGACCCGCGCCGCGGCATGTATAAAGAAGCCTTTATCATTATTCCTACCCGGCATCAGGATAAGACGGCAGGTCGTGTTCCCTATATCTGGGTCGACAATGAGGTCGCGCATGCCCGCGGCAACGTACAGGGCTTTCCGAAGAAGATGGGCGAGATCTTTATGAACCGTCCGGTGACGTTGGGTCAGGGCGGCCCGAAGCGGGAACCGGGTCACAGTTTCGCTGCCACCCTGTCCGCTATGGGCCGTCATCTGATGCGGGCGAAAGTCACTCTGGAAGCTGAGACCGGTCTCGCCGATCTGCCACCGCTGTTGCTGGCGCCGCAGATTCACACCCGCTATCTGGCCAGCCTTGATGCG encodes the following:
- a CDS encoding SDR family oxidoreductase, encoding MNLNLQGRKAIICGASKGLGRACALALAEEGVDLVINARSADTLQQTAEEIRARTGVKVQAVAADITTPAGRAEVLSACPAPDILVNNAGGPPPGDFRDWDQAAWHAALEANMLTPIFMIKAVVDGMQARQFGRIINITSSAVKAPISILGLSNGARSGLTGFVAGLARETVADNVTINNLLPGPFETDRLISTLDLHAQQLGISADQLRQQQMQANPAKRFGDPDEFGALCAFLCGTRAGFINGQNLLLDGGAFPGTF
- a CDS encoding acetoacetate decarboxylase family protein, whose protein sequence is MNGWSLPFSPKGLAATLTPPPWHYSGDLLAIEFETSPELIRALLPDDLEPADSNQCIAVFADWSATADSDPRLAEDPRRGMYKEAFIIIPTRHQDKTAGRVPYIWVDNEVAHARGNVQGFPKKMGEIFMNRPVTLGQGGPKREPGHSFAATLSAMGRHLMRAKVTLEAETGLADLPPLLLAPQIHTRYLASLDAETAPLHEHSINTLSDVGAAQAMVGTAELEFFPSEHEELADLPLVSVGRGYFVSVAMTVTGATTLPASSE
- a CDS encoding DUF1330 domain-containing protein, with product MSAYAIFDVDIYDLERYQEFMTRVKPVLEASGGRYLSRGGEHKVYEGDWEPRRIVLLEFPSMEQMEQFYHSDLYQGLKSIRDECSSGRVVAVEGLPTEEGAA
- a CDS encoding glycerol dehydrogenase gives rise to the protein MNQSVTERAEVTSTRLYRSTPRYIQSPGLIDGAAEPVSQLKVRRCALLCSQRSQNNEARRLLTSLETAGIEVVVTTFGGECSLAEIEARCTELRAQPQAVDALIALGGGKTLDAGKSIADRLEVPVVIFPTLASNDAPCSAVSVIYSASGVTESYEVFAQNPSLVLVDSEIIAQAPPRFLVAGMGDAMSTWYEARACEHNPQALTPYGVRPTLAGIALSQVCAETLYQHGEAATEAVRDRCLSPALEHVIEANTLLSGLGFECAGLAAAHAVAQALTVLEEVDHNYLHGEMVALGVLVQLMLEQDHDEAQRAARFFARVGLPVNSAQLGFSHTDQAAMAAVISATLVFPFIGNMATTVTADNLTAAFAAVEALGAEVLQELGDQPYRRLHPNT
- a CDS encoding coniferyl aldehyde dehydrogenase, with the translated sequence MTNAAVNIVDKVSRINQVFDKQRSASRSKPYPSLQQRVDALNKIDKILVENQDAICAAVNADYGNRCAQETRLLEIAQLTSTIAYHKKHLKSWMKPQKRHVGLTFMGAKNQVIPQPKGVVGVVSPWNYPLGLAIGPSVAAIAAGNRVIVKMAANSQNLCKLLDKLISAEFSDEQFAIIPGVSASEFTDRPWDHFVFTGSPDTGKVVMETASKYLTPVTLELGGKSPTIVAKDFNMRTAAERLLFGKFVNAGQTCTAPDYLFLPRESVDEFVGHAKDVLRERYGSADSGDFTSLIDDKAFQRICSTVADATDKGARCVQLVPEGKPDPVSRKYPPQVVLNVSEEMLLMQDEIFGPLLPIKPYDSIDQVIEYINAGERPLALYLFSNDKSLQDKVVYNTLSGGVSINDTLLHVAQHDMPFGGVGNSGMGHYHGKEGFLEFSKIRPVFRQARQSGILMLAPPYGDRFNKLMNLMIKFRL